A window of the Lagopus muta isolate bLagMut1 chromosome 1, bLagMut1 primary, whole genome shotgun sequence genome harbors these coding sequences:
- the IMMP2L gene encoding mitochondrial inner membrane protease subunit 2 isoform X3, translating to MAQAQGFGRRYLKAFFKGFFVAVPVTVTFLDRVACVARVEGASMQPSLNPGGRQASDVVLLNHWSIRNYDVQRGDIVSLVKQNEEFHACAS from the exons ATGGCACAGGCTCAAGGTTTTGGGAGAAGATACCTTAAAGCCTTCTTTAAAggtttctttgttgctgttccTGTAACTGTGACCTTCCTGGATAGAGTTGCCTGTGTAGCCAGAGTGGAAGGAGCATCAATGCAG CCTTCCTTGAATCCTGGGGGAAGACAAGCATCTGATGTAGTGCTCTTGAACCATTGGAGCATTCGAAATTATGATGTGCAACGTGGGGACATTGTGTCATTGGT aaaacagaatgaagagtTTCATGCTTGTGCTTCTTGA